The genomic window CTGGTTTTAAAGGGTATTCAATTTTTGCAGAAAATTTTGGTGGGTTGATGATCACGTCAAATAATGTTTTTCCCAGAGGGAAAAGTAGTGTGCATTTGTCTGGTGTAACACGCTCGTTAGTTGCGAGTAATCGGCTACATGCATTTTACCCGGGAATGTTAGTACTTGAAAAAAATTGTTCTGAAAATCTCGTTTCTTCTAATCACTTCCTAAGAGACTATGAACCGTGGGCGCCTTTACAGCATCGAAATAATGGCTTGGATGATTTATATGGTCTGATTTATATCAATGGCAATAACAATTCGTTCCTTGGAAACCATATATCTAACGTGCTGAATGAGGAAGGAATCACACCATCTGGAGCGACTCCGGTAATTATTCGGATTGCTGAGGGGCAGGGCAATTGGATTTCCAATAATCATGTTGTGGCAACCGAGGCTGAGGTTGAGAGCAGTGACTCCTGTTTTTCTGCACAAGTTGAATCACTACTGAAAACAGATACTGCAGACCAGCTTTCAGTAATCACTGTTTTAGTCGAAGATAGCTCAAATGGAAATACAATTCTTGATTCAGGAACGGAGAGTCAAGTGAGTATGAATCGTACATTAAATGCTTTTAGACCAACGCCTGATATTGGGGTAGAGCATAAGGAGGATGAACAGCTTGTTCAATGAGCGAATGACTGAAAAAATCAGAGCTGCCCAAAGAGTGATTGATGCGAATAAGGAAACTGTCAGTAAAGGGGAAATGAGACAACAGTATCATTTCATGCCGGAAGCAGGTTGGCTTAATGATCCGAATGGTTTGATTTATTTCAAAGAGAACTATCACTTTTTTTATCAGTGTAATCCATATGATTCTTTTTGGGGAGCGATGCACTGGGGGCATGCAGTAAGTGATGATTTATTGCATTGGGAATATTTACCATTGGCTTTAGCCCCTAGTCATGAATACGATGACCATCCACAGGGCGGCTGCTTTTCCGGAAGTGCTATTGAGCACAATGGCAGGCTATACCTTTTCTATACAAGTGCTGCTAATAGTGGAGGTGGTGTGATTCAAAATCAAAGCATGGCCTACAGTGACGATGGAATCAATTTTCAAAAGTTTGAGAAGAACCCCATTATTGTTTCTCCACCATCAGGATATGACATGGTTGATTTTCGAGATCCTAAAGTTTGGAAACACGACGAGTTCTTTTATATGGTTGTCAGTGGTAAAAAGGATCAGTTAGCTCATGCGCTTTTGTATCGTTCGAAGAATCTGGAAGATTGGGCGTTCTTTAATGTATTAGCTGAAAGCCGTGGTGAGTTGGGTTATATGTGGGAATGTCCGGACTTCTTCTCTATAACAAATGAACAAGGCGAAAAATACGTTCTGACTTTTTCACCGATGGGTGTTGAGGAAAGAACCAGTATTTACTTAGTTGGAGAGATGAATTATGACACTGGTAAATTCAATTATTCCACGATGGGGACGATCGATTGGGGATTGGATTACTACGCACCACAATCCTTTTTGGATAAAAAGGGCCGTCGTATCATGGTTGCTTGGGCAAATGAATGGCAGTGGATGCCTTGGTGGAAGGACTGGGGACCGACCTATAAGGAAGGCTGGTGTGGATCGTTCAATCTTTTGAGAGAAGTCGTACTTGATGAGGACAACAGACTGAAGTTTTTACCCATTAATGAATTGAAAAGTATTCGTTTGCGGGAATGTACGCTTGAAAAAGAAATAATTGAACAAGAAGAGCTGTTGATTCCAACGGCTGATGGAAATAGTTTTGAAATGATGTTGACCATTGATTTGACAAAAACGACGGCAACACAGTTTTCGCTGAAATTGAGATGTAATGAGGAGTTGGCAACTATAGCGACCTTTGATTTAGCGAAGCAAATGCTCTATGTGAACCGTGACCATTCTGATAATTGGAGTAACGGAACGAGTAAAAGTACCTTACTACTTCAAGAGGAGGAGCGACTGATTATTCATTTGTTTAGTGATCAATCATCCATTGAATTGTTTACGGACAACTATAAAACCAATCATAGTCTAAATGTCTTTGCAGGAAGTGATCAAAATAAGAATTTTTTGTCGGTAGATAAAGGGCAGCTTGTAGTAGAAGAGCTTGTCACTTGGAGTTTGGCTAAAACGATGCTGTAATAATGCTGGCGTGAGAGTATAGCTCAAGTATTTTGAAAATGGAGGATTCTAATGAAGACAATTGATGTAACGGCCCTAGGAGAAATTTTAATTGATTTTACCGAAAATGGTGTCAGTTCTCAAGGTAATCCGATAATTGAAGTCAATCCAGGTGGGGCTCCTTGTAATGTCTTGGCAATGCTTCGTAAATTTGATCGGCAGGTAGCATTTATTGGAAAAGTAGGAAATGATACGTTTGGGCATTTCTTAAGGCAAAGAGTTTCTGAGCTGGGGATCGATACCCAACATTTATTTATTGATAAAGAGGTTCATACTACCTTGGCTTTTGTTCATACAATGAAGAATGGGGATCGTGATTTTTCGTTTTACCGTGATCCAGGAGCTGATAGGATGCTAAATGAGTTTGAAATAGATGAAGACTTGATCAAAAAAACGAAAATTTTTCATTTCGGCACGCTATCAATGACTCATGTAGGAGTGCGCAAAGCGACATTGAAGGCTTTATCTATTGCTAAGGAGAGCGGCTGTATCATTTCTTTTGATCCAAATATTCGTGAACCTTTATGGAAGTCATTAGAGGATGCAAGGCAACAGGTGGAAACAAGTCTGGCGTATTGTGATGTTTTAAAGATATCTGACAATGAAATCCGATGGTTTACGGGAGAAAATGATTTTTCTGCTGGAGTGAATAAGCTACGAGAAAAATTTGACCTTCCATTGATTTTAGTTTCCATGGGTGAAAAAGGGAGTAGAGCCTACTATAAAGAGTTGATTGTTGAGTCAGAGGCATTTCGCAATAAAAATACAATCGATACCACAGGTGCTGGTGATACTTTTTTTGGCTGTGTTCTTAACTACATTTTAGACTGGGGCTTGGATGAGCTTGATGAAGGGAAGTTGCGCTCAATGCTTCGCGTTGCAAATGCAGCTGCATCATTGATAACAACGAGAAAAGGTGCGTTATGCTCAATGTTTGAGCAAGAAGAAATTCAGTCATTCATTGAGTCAAGGAAAATAATGAATAGTGAAAAATACTAAGGGAAAAGAAGCTGTATTAACTAACAAAATCAAGATGAGCTCATCATAAAAAAGAACCGATGGAGCATGTCCATCGGTTCCAGAAATTATAACGTCTATAAGGATATTAGACACTTTTTTCAATTAGAAACTATTGTATTGCTTAATTAATAATTTCTATCCGGTTATTAAAAGTACTAGAATAGCCATTAATAAGTTTAGTATCTACATAACATCGGCTTACTTTCTTGTTTTTCAATAGTAATCAATCCGGTTTGCTCCCTGATTATAGTATCTTTATCTGCTTCTGGCATATAATTCGGGTGATATACTTCTATTTCAGACAGACAATGGACCTTGATATTCAATGACTTTGTTGTCTTGAGTGCCATTAGCTCATAAGAAATGGCTGCTATTTCAGTTCAATGCGCTAATTGAATTTCATCACTTGTATTGTTCCTTCTGAACCAATAGGCAAAGGATCGTTCAAGCTATTATTTTTGTGAAGTGCAACACTATAAGTTCTACCTGCAATTAGAGAACTAATATGATTGAACAGGACCTTGTCTTCAGTTACTGTATGTGTACCTAGTGAACCAGATAAGACAAGACTGAAAAATGTGTTGTTATTTCCTTTAGTTCGCTCAACTCTGGTTACATAAAGCTCAGATTCTTCCGGTGTGAAGCTAAACTAATCCAAACCTCCTGAGTATTCTGTAGTAGAATCAACTGCTTCATTTAAGTTCAGTTTTGTTGCAAAGCGGAAATCATTACTGTAATCATCAGAAACTTCAATCCGCTGGTTAAGCACATTAAAAGTGCCTTGAACAAATGTAGTACTCACGTAGTATTGACTTACTCCTTGGTTTTCAGCGGTAATCAGTCCGGTTTGATCGATACTAATATTGTTTTTGTTCCACTCAGTTGCATACTTTAGTTTATACACCTCTATTTCCGGTGGGCAATCTACCTGTACATTCAGGGATTTGGTCGTCCCAAGTGCCATTAGCTCATAAGAAGTGACTGCGGATTTTAGTTCAATACTTCGGCTGAGCTTCATCACTTTTAACGTTCCTTCTGAGCCGGCAGGCAAAGGATCATTCAAGCTATTATTTTTGTGAAGTGCAACACTATAAGTTCTACCTGCAATTAGAGAACTAACATGATTGTACAAAGACTTATCTTCAGTCACTGCATACGCGTCTGTTGAACCAGATAAGACAAGACTGAAAAATGTGTTGTTATCTCCTTTGGTTCGCTCAACTCTGGTTACATAAAGCCCGGATTCTTCCGGTGTGAAGCTAAAATAATCCAAATCTCCTGAGTATTCTGTAGTAAAATCAACTGCTTCATTTAAGTTCAGTTTTGTTGCAAAGCGGAAATCATTACTGTGATCATCAGAAACTTCGATTCGCTGGTTAAGCACATTAAAAGTGCCTTGAACAAATGTAGTACTCACGTAGTATTGACTTACTCCTTGGTTTTCAGCGGTAATCAGTCCGGTTTGATCGATACTAATATTGTTTTTGTTCCACTCAGTTGCATACTTTAGTTTATACACCTCTATTTCCGGTGGGCAATCTACCTGTACATCCAGGGATTTTGTCGTCCCAAGTGCCATTAGCTCATAAGAAGTGACTGCAGATTTTAGTTCAATACTTCGGCTGAGCTTCATCACTTTTAACGTTCCTTCTGAGCCGGCAGGCAAAGGATCATTCAAGCTATTATTTTTGTGAAGTGCAACACTATAAGTTCTACCTGCAATTAGAGAACTAACATGATTGTATAAAGACTTATCTTCAGTCACTGCATACGCGTCTGTTGAACCAGATAAGACAAGACTGAAAAATGTGTTGTTATCTCCTTTGGTTCGCTCAACTCTGGTTACATAAAGCCCGGATTCTTCCGGCGTGAAGCTAAAATAATCCCAATCTCCTGAACGGTGTGTAGTAAAATTGACCATCTCATTCAATTCAATCTCTGTCGCAGAAGTATGGTCATCACCATGATCATCATTTTCTGTAACAGTAATTATACTGGTGGCAGTTTTATTCCCATCTTCTGCTGTTGCAGTGATAGTTGCGGTTCCTGTTTTGATTCCGTAAATGTTGCCTTTGTCATCGACCGTTACAAATTCAGGGTTGGAGCTTGTCCATGTAATTTTTTTATTTGTTGCATTTTCAGGAGTCAGTATTGCCGTCAGCTGTTCTTTACCACCAATCGGAATATCTTTAGATTCCGGAGACAGATGAATAGCTGAGAGTGGTTCCAAATTATCTGTATACGCATTAACGTATAGATTTCCTTTGAAGCTACCACCAAAAAGATCACCATCGGAGATACCAC from Enterococcus sp. 9E7_DIV0242 includes these protein-coding regions:
- a CDS encoding carbohydrate kinase family protein, with product MKTIDVTALGEILIDFTENGVSSQGNPIIEVNPGGAPCNVLAMLRKFDRQVAFIGKVGNDTFGHFLRQRVSELGIDTQHLFIDKEVHTTLAFVHTMKNGDRDFSFYRDPGADRMLNEFEIDEDLIKKTKIFHFGTLSMTHVGVRKATLKALSIAKESGCIISFDPNIREPLWKSLEDARQQVETSLAYCDVLKISDNEIRWFTGENDFSAGVNKLREKFDLPLILVSMGEKGSRAYYKELIVESEAFRNKNTIDTTGAGDTFFGCVLNYILDWGLDELDEGKLRSMLRVANAAASLITTRKGALCSMFEQEEIQSFIESRKIMNSEKY
- a CDS encoding Ig-like domain-containing protein, producing MRVKKGALLSISALFLSLSFFGQQGFAEEQVLKVENVEQIIEEGAGITQENGPLIPQTNEAVNKAKNLLPEKFDFNSGNVQTIMRDQGRVGICWAYSALDVITSSNKKEFGVEYTLSPNYYNYYSGRQSFSDAVNPYGDRALNDGGTHASLFFQSALNNNGTLEEDFPTPLDPALNTPMPLADFEKIKEKKSPIYVEGIEKIPAISYNSSEASRKAKIEEMKNKIYEYGAVAFSYYEESTHNSKYYDNQLKSSFVPVSDVGTALVPKQGTDLARVNHGVTIVGWDNTYSKDNFTITPTNDGAFLVKNSWGEEPIGAGYFYISYEDIYVLCSEIYAADTKMEQFDNVRTYVNKERSNYYNFSSNTNSVYLASTYSTQEKTELLKAVSFYSEQKGIDYEVYYLNKGIRSWETINNHANMTKIATGTVTSAGMKEIPTESVEIEKQSDYSIIIKVNYPKDISSFHTVFQAVKSAENGSFPDLPAGRTFVSYENAENRIFWRGISDGDLFGGSFKGNLYVNAYTDNLEPLSAIHLSPESKDIPIGGKEQLTAILTPENATNKKITWTSSNPEFVTVDDKGNIYGIKTGTATITATAEDGNKTATSIITVTENDDHGDDHTSATEIELNEMVNFTTHRSGDWDYFSFTPEESGLYVTRVERTKGDNNTFFSLVLSGSTDAYAVTEDKSLYNHVSSLIAGRTYSVALHKNNSLNDPLPAGSEGTLKVMKLSRSIELKSAVTSYELMALGTTKSLDVQVDCPPEIEVYKLKYATEWNKNNISIDQTGLITAENQGVSQYYVSTTFVQGTFNVLNQRIEVSDDHSNDFRFATKLNLNEAVDFTTEYSGDLDYFSFTPEESGLYVTRVERTKGDNNTFFSLVLSGSTDAYAVTEDKSLYNHVSSLIAGRTYSVALHKNNSLNDPLPAGSEGTLKVMKLSRSIELKSAVTSYELMALGTTKSLNVQVDCPPEIEVYKLKYATEWNKNNISIDQTGLITAENQGVSQYYVSTTFVQGTFNVLNQRIEVSDDYSNDFRFATKLNLNEAVDSTTEYSGGLD
- a CDS encoding glycoside hydrolase family 32 protein; translation: MFNERMTEKIRAAQRVIDANKETVSKGEMRQQYHFMPEAGWLNDPNGLIYFKENYHFFYQCNPYDSFWGAMHWGHAVSDDLLHWEYLPLALAPSHEYDDHPQGGCFSGSAIEHNGRLYLFYTSAANSGGGVIQNQSMAYSDDGINFQKFEKNPIIVSPPSGYDMVDFRDPKVWKHDEFFYMVVSGKKDQLAHALLYRSKNLEDWAFFNVLAESRGELGYMWECPDFFSITNEQGEKYVLTFSPMGVEERTSIYLVGEMNYDTGKFNYSTMGTIDWGLDYYAPQSFLDKKGRRIMVAWANEWQWMPWWKDWGPTYKEGWCGSFNLLREVVLDEDNRLKFLPINELKSIRLRECTLEKEIIEQEELLIPTADGNSFEMMLTIDLTKTTATQFSLKLRCNEELATIATFDLAKQMLYVNRDHSDNWSNGTSKSTLLLQEEERLIIHLFSDQSSIELFTDNYKTNHSLNVFAGSDQNKNFLSVDKGQLVVEELVTWSLAKTML